The Clostridium sp. DL-VIII DNA window ATGCTTATGGATGTGGAGTTGCTATTAATGCACCTGAAGCTAAAGTTCCAATTAGATCATTAAAAAATCTTGTGAAAAATCCTAATTTTGGTGGAGAAGTTATGGTTGTAGCCTTAGGCTGTGAAAAATTGACAGTGGAAATGTTATTGGATGAAGCTGATATAAGTCCAGAAAATGTAATTGTTCTTCAAGAACAAAAGGGAATGGATGCCATGATAAATGCATTAATAGAAATGGCTGATAAGAAATTGGCTAAATTAAATATGAGAAAGAGAGAAACTCTTCCATTATCAGAACTTTGTATTGGAATGCAATGTGGTGGTAGTGATGCTTTTTCAGGTGTTACAGCAAATCCAAGTGCAGGGTATGCAGCTGATATGTTAGTTCAAGCTGGAGCAACAGTAATGTTTTCAGAAGTTACTGAAGTTCGTGATGGTGTACATATTATTGGTGAACGCTGCATAAACGAAGAAGTAGGCAAAAAACTAGCAGCTGAAATGAAATGGTATGATAACTATTTATTGAATGGACAAGTTGATCGTAGCGCTAATCCTACTCCAGGTAATAAAAAAGGTGGATTATCAAATATCGTAGAAAAAGCCATGGGTTCTATTGCAAAATCAGGAACTTCGCCAATAGTAGAAGTTTTATCACCAGGTGAAAGACCTACTAAAAAAGGACTTATATATGCAGCAACACCAGCCAGTGATATTGTATGTGGTCCATGTCAACTTGCATCAGGTATTACGCTTCAAGTATTTATGACAGGTAGAGGAACCCCTTATGGTTTAGCAGCTGCCCCTGTAATTAAAGTATGTTCTAGAAATGATATGAAGGATATGTGGCAGGATTTGATTGATATAAATGCTGGACCTATAGCAACAGGGGAATCTACTATTCAAGAAACTGGAACTAAATTATTTAATAAGATTATTGATGTTGCGAGTGGAAAAGAAAAATCTTATGCTGAAAAATATGGACTTCATAATGACTTGTGCATTTTTAATCCAGCACCAATTACTTAACAAGTAGATATAGTATAAAAATAAGAAAGTACTGAATCAGCAGATTTCTTATAATTTATAAAATAAAATTGAACACGTGAAAATAGAAGTGATTTATAATTGAGGAATACAATTTATTGGCTTGTATAGATTTTATTTTTTAAAATTTGTAAGTATCTATATGCTTTGGGATATTTTTTATTTAATTCTAATATATGAATATTAGTAAAGTTTTAGAAAGTGATTAATAATTTTGTAATTTAATATTAAATGATCAATGAAAAACATAATAATTTAGAGATTGCAAAGTAAATTTTACTATAACATCAATAAGAGTTCTAGATGAGATATTATATATCAGCTAGAACTCTGAATTTTTTAAAAATAAATATGAAAAATAAGGAACATATAGAAATAAACTGAAGAAATAATAAGGATGCATGAGTCAATTTCTAAATATTTAAATATTGGGCTAATGTATTTTATGACTTACCAAGAAATTATAATAGCTAATTCAAAAAGAACATTACATTTAAGAATTTAGGAGGATAAGCAATGAATATAAAAAAGAAATTGACATTATTACTTTTAGTAGTAAGTTCTCTGCCAATTATAATTTTTACAGTAGTTAATCTATATATTTCTCAAAATCAGCTTATAGAAAATGCAAAATCAGAGAACCTTAGGAGAACAGCAGTAGTTGATCAGAAAATAATTAACTTAATTGATGAAAATTTATCTGGAATACAGCTTCTAGCAAGAAATCCAATTGTTCGTTCTTATGATGCGGAAAAAATCAGACCAGTTATTATGGAGGCTTTAAAAGTGCATCCAGATCTTTTTGGAATTACTTTAACAGAAATAAATGGGCAGCAGTTTGTAAAAACAAATGATTCGGAATTAGCAAACATATATGATCGTGATTATTTTCAATCAGCTGTAAAGGGTAATGAAGAAGTTGTATCAGATGTTCTTTTAAGTAAAACTACAGGAACTCTTCAAGTAAATTTAGCATCATCAGTAAGAGATAGTTCTAATGGAAATGTAATAGGGGTATTACAAGGAACACTTGAAATTAGTATGATCGATAATTTTGTTAAAGAACTTTCAGATGATGGTGTAACAGTATATATTTTAGATAAGAATGGTAAAATGTTGGCACACCCTACTCAAGATATGAGCAACTTGGAAGAACGTGAAGATTTAAAGAACTTTGATTTTGTAAATGATGGATTGTCAGGAAAAAGTGATTCTGAAATGGTTACTAAAGATGGACAAAAGATGCTTATAAGTTATATTCAAGATAAAAAAACAGGTTGGTTAATTTGTGCAGAAGTTCCACAAAGTATCGTTGTACATGAAAGCTTAGACAATGCAATTAGAACTTCTTTAATAGGGTTATTAATATTAGCTATAACTTGTGGAATTGTTTTCATACTTGCAGGAAGAGCAGTTAAACCGCTTCAGTTACTTGTATGTGTTGCTAATAAAATTTCTGAAGGGGATTTAACAATTCATAACATTAATATAAAATCAAAAGATGAAATAGGGAATTTAGGAAAATCCTTCGAGAAAATGATTTATAATTTAGAAGAAGTTATAAATAGTATTAAAGGAAATTCATCGAAGGTTTCAGAATATTCAAGAGAAATGATAGAGGTCTGCGAACAGCAAGCTAATGGTGCAACGAATACAGCTGATAATACAAATAAAATTGCAGAAGGAACTTTTGAACTGAGTGCTAAAATAGAAAAAATAAATCTGAGTATGGGAAATTTAAATAATGCAGTAGAGGATATGGGAGAAAAGTCCAATATTGTTTCTTTAGCTGTTGATAATGCATCAAACTATTCTGAAAAGGGTAGTGAGGCGCTAAATGAAGTGAATTTAAGTATGAGAAACATTCAAAAATCAGTTAATGAGACTGCTAAGGTTATAGTTAAATTAGGAGAACACTCAAAAGCGATAAGTCAAATTACGGAAGTAATAAAAGGAATATCTGAGCAAACAAACTTGTTAGCACTAAATGCAGCTATAGAAGCAGCACGTGCTGGAGAACAAGGAAAAGGATTTGCAGTTGTAGCTGACGAGGTTCGTAAGTTAGCTGAGCAATCAGGCGAGGCGGCTAATCAAGTAAGTAACATTATTAGTGGTATACAAAAAGAAAATGAAAATGTAATTTTAGTTATGAATAAAGGCGTAAAAGAAGTAGATACTGGCTCAAAGGTAATAGGGGAAGCTAACAGCTATTTTGAAATGATATTTAAGTCCATACAGGAAATTTCAACAAACATGAAAAAAGTTAGCTACTCAATAAATCATATGAACAATAGTAGTAAAGAAGTATTTACAAATTTAGATTACATAGTTGAACTTTCCGAAAAAGTATCTAGTGAAACGCAAGTTATTTCTGCTACAACAGAAGAACAGGTTGCTTCAATCGAAGAAATGACAGCTTCAGTACATAGTTTTAGTGATATGGTAGTTAATCTTGAGAGGTTGACAAATAAATTTAAAACTAATGATGGGGAACATGCTTAATTATAAATATAGTAGAATTAAGTTCAATTTATAAATTATAAAATGAGAAAGTTTTATAGGAATTATATCCATAGCAGGAATATTATATTCCAAGGTGAAAAGTGCAATATAATATTTTAATAGTTATTTTAGTATCATTCCACTTTATATATAATGATTTTAGTAATAAAAGTCCTATATTAATAAATCATATTGTGCATATGCATAATATAAAAAGAAAATATTTAGCCAGTTGAATGATGAAAAAAGTGTGAAAACTATTACAATTTTATTACTAACTAAACGAGACTTAATATATAGAAAGGAGTAACAATTATAAAAAATATGTAAGAGTTATTACATATTAAGGTTTGTATAAATAATATAGCGAGTATGGATTTAGTTGGAAAATGTATAAAAAATATAAAGTGTGAGAAATAATTTATAAAGAAAATTAATAGCTAAAAGAAGATATGTATTATTATGAATGTTAGATCGAATGTTCTGTGGTAAAAACATTAGAATATTCAATCTAACATTATTTTTGATAAAAATATTTCTATAAAAAATAAGTGAAATTAGATAAAGCATGAAATCTTTTTGAATTTGTAAAAATAATTCTAGACATAAGTTATTTTGTTGTGAGAATATTAAAATAAAGAATATGAATTAATAGTACGAGATAACAACATTTATTTTATTAACTTTATTTATACATTGCAAAAGGAAGTGTGATTTATGGAATTATTAAGTAAGGAATTAGCTAAAAGGATTGTTGAACGAACTATGAATGTTGTTAATTATAACATTAATATAATGGATGAAAATGGTATTATAATAGCATCGGGAGATAAAGAAAGGATTGGAACTATTCATGAAGGAGCTATTATTGCATTGCAAAGAAAGTCGGAATTTAATGTTAGTGAAAATGAAAGTAAGAAATTAAATGGTGTTCATCCAGGTACAAATATAGTTATAGAATTTCAAAATAAAATCGTTGGAGTAATAGGAATTACAGGCAAGCCTAAAGAAGTTTTAGGATATGGAAAATTAATTAAAATGGCAGCAGAAATGATGATAGAACAAGAACACGTAATGAAAGAATTAGAATGGAATAATAGAATGAAAGAGGAGATGATGCTTGCACTTATCTATAATAAGCCAAACTCTGTTATTCTATTAGATGAATACATTAAAAAATTTAAATTATCATATAATCATCCAATGATTATTTTTATTATTGAATTAAATTTTGAAAATTTATCAGCAAAAAATGATTTGACAATAACTAGTAAAATAATAAGTATATTAGAGGGAGCATTTAAAGAATCATTAGCAGCTGC harbors:
- the garD gene encoding galactarate dehydratase, which codes for MGRKTYIKINDLDNVAIAINAISAGTEVMDNILANQDIPQGHKIALCDIPKGGKIVRYGIVLGYAINPIKKGDWINEKMLELPVPPSVDKMEFATNIVTDLPEAPVKTFEGYKNPNGGYAGTRNILGISTTVQCVTGVLNVAVKKMKEELLPKYPNVDDIVPINHAYGCGVAINAPEAKVPIRSLKNLVKNPNFGGEVMVVALGCEKLTVEMLLDEADISPENVIVLQEQKGMDAMINALIEMADKKLAKLNMRKRETLPLSELCIGMQCGGSDAFSGVTANPSAGYAADMLVQAGATVMFSEVTEVRDGVHIIGERCINEEVGKKLAAEMKWYDNYLLNGQVDRSANPTPGNKKGGLSNIVEKAMGSIAKSGTSPIVEVLSPGERPTKKGLIYAATPASDIVCGPCQLASGITLQVFMTGRGTPYGLAAAPVIKVCSRNDMKDMWQDLIDINAGPIATGESTIQETGTKLFNKIIDVASGKEKSYAEKYGLHNDLCIFNPAPIT
- a CDS encoding methyl-accepting chemotaxis protein; this translates as MNIKKKLTLLLLVVSSLPIIIFTVVNLYISQNQLIENAKSENLRRTAVVDQKIINLIDENLSGIQLLARNPIVRSYDAEKIRPVIMEALKVHPDLFGITLTEINGQQFVKTNDSELANIYDRDYFQSAVKGNEEVVSDVLLSKTTGTLQVNLASSVRDSSNGNVIGVLQGTLEISMIDNFVKELSDDGVTVYILDKNGKMLAHPTQDMSNLEEREDLKNFDFVNDGLSGKSDSEMVTKDGQKMLISYIQDKKTGWLICAEVPQSIVVHESLDNAIRTSLIGLLILAITCGIVFILAGRAVKPLQLLVCVANKISEGDLTIHNINIKSKDEIGNLGKSFEKMIYNLEEVINSIKGNSSKVSEYSREMIEVCEQQANGATNTADNTNKIAEGTFELSAKIEKINLSMGNLNNAVEDMGEKSNIVSLAVDNASNYSEKGSEALNEVNLSMRNIQKSVNETAKVIVKLGEHSKAISQITEVIKGISEQTNLLALNAAIEAARAGEQGKGFAVVADEVRKLAEQSGEAANQVSNIISGIQKENENVILVMNKGVKEVDTGSKVIGEANSYFEMIFKSIQEISTNMKKVSYSINHMNNSSKEVFTNLDYIVELSEKVSSETQVISATTEEQVASIEEMTASVHSFSDMVVNLERLTNKFKTNDGEHA
- a CDS encoding sugar diacid recognition domain-containing protein, which translates into the protein MELLSKELAKRIVERTMNVVNYNINIMDENGIIIASGDKERIGTIHEGAIIALQRKSEFNVSENESKKLNGVHPGTNIVIEFQNKIVGVIGITGKPKEVLGYGKLIKMAAEMMIEQEHVMKELEWNNRMKEEMMLALIYNKPNSVILLDEYIKKFKLSYNHPMIIFIIELNFENLSAKNDLTITSKIISILEGAFKESLAAAINSNTIVLLYKCMQHNRKNEDYEEKLKRVNLKIKNEVGISNNISTGKIYNKLLEIYKSFDIAKETLEFGKKMHPEDNVYMFESLKYAMLFFQNNAKWKVNELEATYKLIEVNDKNKVLRKTLKVLIEENGELNNVANRLYIHRNTLGYRLDKIYKLTNRNPRKYTDLFWLYSAIINFEIDSNEINI